The Deinococcus sonorensis KR-87 genome includes a window with the following:
- a CDS encoding ADP-ribosylglycohydrolase family protein, protein MTDDLDRVRGLMYGLAYGDALAAPTEFIRDLPEIRRRFPPAGPTTLHQGRVTDDTQMALAVARALLATPQLTAGAAVEPLRQEFVTWLHDPDNNRAPGMTCLTACRRLEAGGPWTRASVTESKGCGANMRVQPAGVLPDADARAGYAQLQAALTHGHPTALAAAELTAEAIWLLLGGMAPAALTDALIAHARAQRTTYRAEWLGELWQVAGARSPETFIQFGWDECLAVLERLRAALDTPPAPDTDVCDLTGEGWIAEEALASGLLCFLLTPEEPLEALRRAAVTRGDSDSLGCLAGSFAGAHLGLGAFPPEWAQQIEYRDELAACADALTRRFA, encoded by the coding sequence GACGCCCTGGCCGCGCCCACCGAGTTCATCCGCGATCTGCCGGAGATCCGTCGCCGCTTTCCGCCCGCCGGCCCCACCACCCTGCACCAGGGCCGCGTGACCGACGACACCCAGATGGCCCTGGCGGTGGCCCGCGCCCTGCTGGCCACGCCGCAGCTGACCGCCGGGGCCGCCGTGGAGCCGCTGCGCCAGGAATTCGTGACCTGGCTGCACGACCCGGACAACAATCGTGCCCCCGGGATGACCTGCCTGACCGCCTGCCGGCGACTGGAGGCGGGCGGCCCGTGGACGCGGGCCAGCGTCACCGAATCCAAGGGCTGCGGGGCCAACATGCGGGTGCAGCCGGCTGGAGTTCTCCCGGACGCCGACGCACGCGCTGGCTACGCGCAGCTGCAGGCGGCCCTGACGCACGGCCACCCCACCGCCCTGGCCGCCGCCGAGCTGACCGCCGAGGCCATCTGGCTGCTGCTCGGCGGGATGGCCCCGGCCGCCCTGACGGACGCACTGATCGCCCACGCGAGGGCGCAACGCACCACCTACCGCGCCGAGTGGTTGGGCGAACTGTGGCAGGTGGCGGGTGCCCGCAGCCCGGAAACGTTCATCCAGTTCGGCTGGGACGAGTGCCTTGCCGTGCTGGAGCGCCTGCGGGCCGCCCTGGACACCCCGCCCGCCCCCGACACGGATGTCTGCGACCTGACCGGCGAGGGCTGGATTGCCGAGGAGGCGCTGGCCAGCGGGCTGCTGTGCTTCCTGCTGACGCCGGAGGAGCCGCTGGAGGCGCTGCGCCGCGCCGCCGTCACGCGCGGCGACAGCGACAGCCTGGGGTGTCTGGCCGGCAGCTTTGCCGGCGCCCACCTGGGCCTGGGTGCCTTTCCGCCGGAGTGGGCTCAGCAGATCGAATACCGGGACGAGCTGGCCGCCTGCGCCGACGCCCTGACCAGGAGGTTCGCATGA